The proteins below are encoded in one region of Salvelinus fontinalis isolate EN_2023a chromosome 10, ASM2944872v1, whole genome shotgun sequence:
- the LOC129863465 gene encoding cationic amino acid transporter 3-like produces MVEKMASFGRILLRRRALDCSDEGTRFARCLSTLDLVALGVGSTLGAGVYVLAGEVAREKAGPAIVLCFLIAALSSMLAGLCYAEFGSRVPKTGSAYLYSYVTVGEIWAFITGWNLILSYVIGTASVARAWSSTFDNLVEEKISSFFRSSMAMKVPGGVLAEYPDLFALIIVLLLTGLLAFGVSESALINKIFTGVNLVVLGFIIISGFVKGDTDHWNLTLEDFVNTYPNYTNTSSISQEVVDKMFGSGGFAPFGLSGILSGAATCFYAFVGFDCIATTSEEAKNPMRSIPVGIVASLLICFFAYFGVSAALTLMMPYYMLDTRSPLPEAFNYVGWYPARYIVAVGSLCALSTSLLGSMFPMPRVIYAMAEDGLLFRGLSRMNTRTKTPVMATIVSGCVASLMAFLFDLAALVDLMSIGTLLAYSLVAICVLILRYQPGTLSSSSQTEKLVELVGGEKVARGDSGDEYGLDLEDCPLREKFTPCLLLFPSGALPTKTSGNIVYATTAIISVLITVLCVVLAGKLDELMEVQPVWVTVCVVLALLCALCVIIIWRQPESKEALTFKVPLLPWLPLFSVFVNIYLMMQLDLATWCRFAVWMAIGFAIYFFYGIWHSSAAASSTPGKYEPALQTKKKPIYLGGDESEVEGMSP; encoded by the exons ATGGTAGAAAAGATGGCCTCCTTCGGCCGGATCCTGCTGCGACGCAGGGCACTGGATTGCTCCGATGAGGGAACCCGCTTTGCCCGCTGCCTCTCCACACTGGACCTGGTAGCCCTGGGGGTGGGCTCCACCCTGGGGGCAGGGGTGTACGTCCTGGCTGGTGAAGTGGCCAGGGAGAAGGCTGGACCTGCCATCGTTCTCTGCTTCCTCATCGCTGCACTCTCCTCTATGCTGGCCGGACTCTGTTACGCCGAGTTTGGGTCCCGCGTACCCAAGACGGGTTCGGCGTACCTGTACAGTTATGTGACGGTTGGTGAGATCTGGGCCTTCATCACGGGATGGAACCTCATCCTCTCCTATGTCATCG GTACAGCCAGTGTGGCCCGAGCCTGGAGCTCTACATTTGATAATCTAGTGGAGGAGAAGATCTCCTCCTTCTTCAGGTCTTCCATGGCCATGAAGGTCCCGGGGGGCGTGCTGGCTGAATACCCTGACCTGTTTGCACTCATCATCGTGCTCTTATTAACTG GACTGCTGGCATTTGGAGTGAGTGAGTCTGCCTTGATCAATAAGATTTTCACTGGGGTCAACCTGGTGGTGCTGGGCTTCATCATCATCTCAGGCTTTGTGAAGGGAGACACAGACCACTGGAACCTCACCCTGGAGGACTTTGTTAATACCTACCCCAACTACACCAACACCTCCAGCATATCCCAGGA GGTTGTGGATAAGATGTTTGGCTCAGGTGGTTTTGCTCCTTTTGGCCTCAGTGGCATTCTGTCCGGTGCTGCTACCTGTTTCTACGCATTCGTTGGTTTCGACTGCATCGCCACTACCA GCGAGGAGGCTAAGAACCCCATGCGTTCCATCCCCGTGGGCATCGTGGCCTCTCTGCTCATCTGTTTCTTCGCCTACTTCGGGGTGTCTGCAGCCCTCACCCTCATGATGCCTTACTACATGCTGGACACCCGGAGCCCCCTGCCAGAGGCCTTCAACTACGTGGGCTGGTATCCTGCTCGCTACATCGTGGCTGTGGGTTCCCTCTGTGCTCTCTCCACCAG CCTGCTTGGGTCCATGTTCCCCATGCCGAGGGTGATCTACGCCATGGCAGAGGATGGGCTCCTGTTCCGTGGCCTGTCCCGCATGAACACGCGCACCAAGACCCCCGTGATGGCCACCATTGTCTCTGGCTGTGTGGCAT CTCTGATGGCCTTCCTCTTTGACCTGGCTGCCCTGGTTGATCTCATGTCTATAGGGACACTGCTAGCCTACTCACTAGTGGCCATCTGTGTGCTTATCCTCAG gtaCCAGCCCGGCACCCTGAGCTCATCCAGTCAGACAGAAAAGCTAGTGGAGCTGGTTGGAGGGGAGAAGGTGGCCCGGGGGGACAGTGGAGATGAGTATGGCCTGGATCTGGAGGACTGCCCCCTCAGGGAAAAATTcaccccctgcctcctcctcttccccagtGGTGCCTTACCCACCAAGACCTCCGGGAACATCGTCTATGCCACCACGGCTATTATCT CGGTGCTCATCACTGTGCTGTGTGTGGTGCTGGCAGGGAAGCTGGATGAGTTGATGGAGGTTCAGCCTGTGTGGGTCACTGTGTGTGTAGTCTTGGCCCTGCTCTGTGCCCTTTGTGTCATTATCATCTGGAGACAACCAGAGAGCAAGGAAGCTCTCACCTTCAAG GTGCCCCTACTGCCTTGGCTGCCTCTGTTCAGTGTCTTTGTCAACATCTACCTCATGATGCAGCTGGACCTGGCTACGTGGTGCCGTTTCGCTGTGTGGATGGCCATTG GATTTGCAATCTACTTCTTTTATGGGATTTGGCACAGCAGTGCTGCAGCCAGCAGCACCCCTGGGAAATATGAGCCTGCCCTCCAGACCAAGAAGAAGCCCATCTACCTGGGGGGAGACGAGAGTGAGGTGGAGGGGATGAGCCCCTGA